A genomic stretch from Aminobacter aminovorans includes:
- the queF gene encoding preQ(1) synthase: MTNTDTLTQLGTHVQTPTSPETAVLETVPYDRLGGPPAIVRFTCPEFTSLCPVTGQPDFAHIVIDYAPDRMLVESKSLKLFMVSFRNHGAFHEDCTVMIGRRVVAATKPLWLRIAGYWYPRGGIPIDVFWQTGRPPEGVWLPETGVAPYRGRG, translated from the coding sequence ATGACCAACACCGACACCCTCACCCAGCTCGGCACCCATGTGCAGACGCCGACTTCGCCCGAGACAGCCGTGCTCGAAACCGTGCCTTACGACCGCCTCGGCGGTCCGCCCGCCATCGTGCGCTTCACCTGCCCGGAGTTCACCTCGCTGTGCCCTGTCACCGGCCAGCCCGACTTCGCCCACATCGTCATCGACTATGCCCCCGACCGCATGCTGGTCGAATCCAAGTCGCTGAAGCTGTTCATGGTCTCGTTCCGCAACCATGGCGCCTTCCACGAGGACTGCACCGTGATGATCGGCCGCCGCGTCGTCGCCGCGACAAAACCGCTGTGGCTGCGCATTGCCGGCTACTGGTATCCGCGCGGCGGCATCCCGATCGACGTGTTCTGGCAGACCGGCAGGCCGCCGGAAGGGGTGTGGCTGCCCGAAACCGGTGTCGCGCCCTATCGCGGCCGCGGCTGA
- a CDS encoding trimethylamine methyltransferase family protein: protein MSVATAEAPGEPAKRRERGGRNARREQRSHGPEAHGRPFIMRNIPTYDILSQDNLVRIEATADRILAEIGIEFRDDPVALDHWKRAGAKVEGVLVKFEPGLLREVLKTAPASFTQHARNPERSVEIGGKSVVFSPAYGSPFVMDLDKGRRYGTIEDFRNFVKLAQSSPWLHHSGGTICEPVDVPVNKRHLDMVYSHIRYSDRAFMGSVTSEARAEDSIDMARIVFGEAFTDRNCVILGNVNVNSPLVWDATMTTALRAYARANQAAVIVPFILGGAMGPVTNAGAIAQSLAETMAGCALTQLERPGAPVIFGNFLSSMSLRSGSPTFGTPEPAIGSMVIGQLARRLNLPLRCSGNFTTSKLPDAHAMNEGTMSMLAAVHCGANFILHSAGFLDGLLSMSYEKFVMDADFCGALHTYLDGVKIDDNQLALDAFREVGPGNHFFGCAHTMANYETAFWDSAIADNEPYEKWEAAGSTDAATRANRRWKTMLAEYEAPPLDEGIDEALKDFMTRRKASMEDAWY, encoded by the coding sequence ATGAGCGTCGCCACCGCCGAAGCCCCTGGTGAGCCCGCCAAGCGCCGCGAGCGCGGCGGCCGCAACGCCCGCCGCGAGCAGCGCTCGCATGGGCCCGAGGCGCATGGCCGGCCCTTTATCATGAGGAACATCCCGACCTACGACATCCTCTCCCAGGACAACCTCGTCCGCATCGAGGCGACCGCCGACAGGATCCTTGCCGAGATCGGCATCGAGTTCCGTGACGACCCTGTTGCACTGGATCACTGGAAACGGGCCGGGGCCAAGGTCGAGGGTGTGCTGGTCAAGTTCGAGCCCGGCCTGCTGCGCGAGGTGCTGAAGACCGCACCGGCAAGCTTCACCCAGCACGCCCGCAACCCCGAACGCTCGGTCGAGATCGGCGGCAAAAGCGTGGTGTTTTCGCCGGCCTATGGCTCGCCCTTCGTCATGGATCTCGACAAGGGCCGCCGCTACGGCACCATCGAGGATTTCCGCAATTTCGTGAAGCTGGCGCAGTCCTCGCCCTGGCTGCACCATTCCGGCGGCACCATCTGCGAGCCGGTCGACGTGCCGGTCAACAAGCGCCATCTCGACATGGTCTACAGCCACATCCGCTACTCCGACCGCGCCTTCATGGGCTCGGTGACCTCGGAGGCGCGTGCGGAAGATTCCATCGACATGGCGCGTATCGTCTTTGGCGAGGCGTTCACCGACCGGAACTGCGTCATATTGGGCAATGTCAACGTCAACTCGCCGCTGGTCTGGGACGCCACCATGACCACGGCTTTGCGCGCCTATGCCCGCGCCAACCAGGCGGCTGTCATCGTGCCGTTCATCCTCGGCGGCGCCATGGGGCCGGTGACCAATGCCGGCGCCATCGCCCAGTCGCTGGCCGAGACCATGGCCGGCTGTGCCCTGACCCAGCTCGAACGGCCCGGCGCGCCCGTCATCTTCGGCAATTTCCTGTCGTCCATGTCGCTGCGCTCGGGTTCGCCGACCTTCGGCACGCCGGAACCGGCGATCGGCTCGATGGTCATCGGGCAACTGGCCCGGCGGCTCAACCTGCCGCTGCGCTGCTCCGGCAATTTCACCACCTCCAAGTTGCCCGACGCCCACGCCATGAACGAAGGCACCATGTCGATGCTGGCGGCGGTGCATTGCGGCGCCAACTTCATCCTGCATTCAGCCGGTTTCCTCGACGGGCTGTTGTCGATGTCCTACGAGAAGTTCGTCATGGACGCCGATTTCTGCGGCGCGCTGCACACCTATCTCGACGGCGTCAAGATCGACGACAACCAGCTGGCGCTCGACGCCTTCCGCGAGGTCGGCCCCGGCAACCATTTCTTCGGCTGCGCCCACACCATGGCCAATTACGAGACGGCATTCTGGGATTCGGCCATCGCCGACAACGAGCCTTACGAAAAATGGGAGGCGGCGGGTTCGACCGACGCCGCCACCCGCGCCAACCGGCGCTGGAAGACGATGCTCGCCGAATATGAGGCGCCGCCGCTCGACGAAGGCATAGATGAGGCGCTGAAGGACTTCATGACGCGCAGGAAGGCGTCGATGGAAGACGCTTGGTATTGA
- a CDS encoding nuclear transport factor 2 family protein, with translation MQDTAFDPLAALKTYHAAIDVLDFAAIEACFAADACYVSDGVGDAVVGRDAIMAAFRGYFACYGDQVSKDEQVAALSQHAAWSRWRLEATHAVSGARLVRSGEETVYFDADGRIMRVEVKDDAGAQGSGR, from the coding sequence ATGCAGGACACGGCCTTCGATCCCCTCGCGGCTCTGAAAACCTACCACGCGGCCATCGACGTGCTCGATTTCGCCGCCATCGAAGCCTGCTTCGCGGCTGACGCCTGTTATGTCTCCGATGGCGTCGGTGACGCCGTCGTCGGCCGTGACGCGATCATGGCGGCGTTTCGCGGCTATTTCGCCTGCTATGGCGACCAGGTCTCCAAGGACGAGCAGGTGGCGGCATTGTCGCAGCACGCCGCCTGGTCGCGCTGGCGGCTCGAGGCGACGCATGCTGTGTCAGGCGCCCGCCTCGTCAGGTCGGGTGAGGAGACGGTCTATTTCGACGCCGACGGCAGGATCATGCGCGTCGAGGTCAAGGATGACGCTGGCGCGCAAGGCAGCGGCCGATGA
- the mutL gene encoding DNA mismatch repair endonuclease MutL yields MPIRQLSETMINQIAAGEVVERPASVVKELVENALDAGAARIEVATAGGGLNLIRVVDDGSGMPEDELSLAISRHCTSKLGDDILDIRSLGFRGEALPSIGSVSKLAIRSRTRSADSGAEITVEGGRVSGVRPAPSNRGTTVEVRDLFYATPARLKFMKTERAEAMAIADTVKRIAIAFPAVRFTLSGTDRSTLELSATSDEVEGRLARIAQVMGTDFPDNSIVIDAARESVRLEGHVSIPSYTRGNALQQYAYVNGRPVRDKLIASAIRGAYADVLPRDRHAVTVLFLTLDPAVVDVNVHPAKADVRFRDPGLVRGLIVGAIRQALANAGIRPATTGTHAMMGAFRPGPTSYGHPGPANGHRAYNPDFRAATSASYEPQRSPFRPLDAGFAEAAQASFDAGPLHSADARAGQAEMVEALLRTELGAARAQVHENYIVAQTSDSLVIVDQHAAHERLVYEALKNALHSRPIPSQMLLLPEIVDMPEEDAERLALHSETLARFGLGVERFGPGAVAVRETPAMLGETDVTQLVRDLADEIADSDTADTLKERLHAIAATMACHGSVRSGRRLRPEEMNALLRQMEATPGSGTCNHGRPTYIELKLADIEKLFGRR; encoded by the coding sequence ATGCCCATTCGCCAGCTTTCCGAAACAATGATCAACCAGATCGCCGCCGGCGAAGTCGTGGAACGGCCGGCCAGCGTGGTCAAGGAACTGGTCGAGAACGCGCTCGACGCCGGTGCGGCGCGCATCGAGGTGGCGACAGCAGGCGGCGGGCTGAATCTGATCCGCGTCGTCGACGACGGTTCGGGCATGCCCGAGGACGAGCTTTCGCTGGCGATCTCGCGCCACTGCACCTCGAAGCTCGGCGACGACATCCTCGACATCCGCTCGCTCGGTTTCCGCGGCGAGGCCTTGCCGTCGATCGGCTCGGTGTCGAAGCTCGCCATCCGGTCGCGCACCAGGTCAGCCGACAGCGGCGCCGAGATCACTGTCGAGGGCGGCCGGGTGTCGGGCGTGCGTCCGGCGCCCAGCAACCGCGGCACCACGGTCGAGGTGCGCGACCTGTTCTATGCCACGCCTGCCCGGCTCAAATTCATGAAGACCGAGCGCGCGGAAGCCATGGCCATCGCCGACACGGTCAAGCGCATTGCGATTGCCTTCCCGGCCGTGCGCTTCACTTTGTCGGGCACCGACCGCTCGACGCTGGAATTGTCGGCGACCTCGGATGAAGTCGAGGGCCGGCTTGCCCGCATCGCCCAGGTGATGGGCACGGATTTTCCCGACAATTCGATCGTCATCGATGCCGCGCGCGAGAGCGTGCGACTCGAAGGCCATGTCTCGATCCCGTCCTACACCAGGGGCAATGCGCTGCAGCAATATGCCTATGTCAACGGCCGGCCGGTGCGCGACAAGCTGATCGCCTCGGCGATACGCGGCGCCTATGCCGACGTTCTGCCGCGCGACCGCCATGCGGTTACGGTGCTGTTCCTGACGCTCGACCCGGCCGTCGTCGACGTCAACGTGCATCCGGCCAAGGCCGACGTGCGCTTTCGCGATCCTGGGCTGGTGCGCGGCCTGATCGTCGGCGCGATCCGCCAGGCACTGGCCAATGCCGGCATCCGGCCGGCGACGACAGGCACGCATGCGATGATGGGGGCGTTCCGGCCGGGACCGACCAGCTACGGCCACCCCGGCCCGGCCAACGGCCATCGCGCCTACAATCCGGATTTCCGCGCCGCCACCTCGGCCAGTTACGAGCCGCAGCGCTCGCCGTTCCGGCCGCTCGACGCGGGCTTTGCCGAGGCAGCGCAGGCGAGCTTCGACGCAGGACCGCTGCACAGTGCCGATGCCCGCGCCGGCCAGGCTGAAATGGTCGAAGCGCTGTTGCGGACCGAACTGGGTGCTGCCCGGGCGCAGGTGCATGAAAACTACATCGTCGCACAGACCAGCGACTCGCTCGTCATCGTCGACCAGCACGCCGCCCATGAGCGGCTCGTCTATGAGGCGCTGAAGAACGCGCTGCATTCGCGCCCGATCCCCTCGCAGATGCTGCTGCTGCCCGAGATCGTCGACATGCCCGAAGAAGACGCCGAGCGGCTGGCGCTGCATTCCGAAACTCTGGCCCGCTTCGGTCTCGGCGTCGAACGTTTCGGCCCAGGTGCCGTGGCGGTGCGCGAAACGCCTGCGATGCTCGGCGAAACCGATGTCACGCAACTGGTGCGCGACCTCGCCGATGAGATCGCCGACAGCGACACGGCGGACACGCTGAAGGAGCGGCTGCATGCGATCGCCGCCACCATGGCCTGCCACGGCTCGGTGCGGTCGGGCCGCCGGTTGCGGCCCGAGGAGATGAACGCGCTGCTGCGCCAGATGGAGGCGACGCCGGGATCGGGCACCTGCAACCACGGCCGCCCGACCTATATCGAGCTCAAGCTCGCCGACATCGAAAAGCTGTTCGGCCGCCGCTAG
- a CDS encoding DMT family transporter encodes MTAQTTSRSGNPTQRASAVTVLAVVVTIFGWASSFPAIRAGLSAIDPIELGALRFAIAAVPSAIYLMILRPALPSLNELWRFAFGGAVFIALYTVLLNYGEMTVSAGAASFIINVNPIITAVLAMILLGERFPVLAWIGTFLSFAGIGIIALGEGQGLTFNTGALLILGSALCTSLASIVQKRLYSRHRPLTVSAWNMILGALFLAPALPNGLAQMSVAAAEPFWSVIYLGIVPSLIAYGSWSVALSRLPASRASNFMYCVPPVAVAIGFFWLGETPGLFGILGGALALAGVVLVNLKR; translated from the coding sequence ATGACCGCCCAGACCACCTCCCGTAGCGGCAATCCGACACAGCGCGCTTCCGCTGTTACCGTGCTTGCGGTGGTCGTGACGATCTTCGGCTGGGCCTCGTCCTTTCCGGCCATCCGCGCCGGGCTGAGCGCCATCGATCCGATCGAGCTCGGCGCGTTGCGCTTCGCCATCGCGGCGGTGCCGTCGGCGATCTACCTGATGATCCTGCGCCCGGCCTTGCCGTCGCTGAACGAGCTCTGGCGCTTTGCCTTTGGCGGCGCGGTCTTCATCGCGCTCTACACGGTGCTGCTGAACTATGGCGAGATGACGGTCTCGGCGGGTGCGGCGAGCTTCATCATCAACGTCAATCCGATCATCACCGCCGTCCTGGCGATGATCCTGCTCGGCGAGCGGTTTCCTGTCTTGGCCTGGATCGGCACCTTCCTGTCGTTTGCCGGCATCGGCATCATTGCGCTCGGCGAAGGGCAGGGGCTGACCTTCAACACCGGCGCCTTGCTGATCCTCGGCTCGGCGTTGTGCACCTCGCTCGCCAGCATCGTCCAGAAGCGGCTGTACAGCCGCCACCGGCCGCTGACGGTCTCGGCCTGGAACATGATCCTCGGCGCGCTGTTCCTGGCGCCGGCGCTGCCCAACGGCCTTGCCCAGATGTCGGTCGCCGCTGCCGAACCGTTCTGGTCGGTCATCTATCTCGGCATCGTGCCGAGCCTGATCGCCTATGGCAGCTGGTCGGTGGCGCTGTCGCGCCTGCCGGCGTCCCGTGCCTCCAACTTCATGTATTGCGTGCCGCCGGTGGCGGTGGCGATCGGCTTTTTCTGGCTCGGCGAGACCCCCGGCCTGTTCGGCATCCTTGGTGGCGCGCTGGCGCTGGCCGGCGTGGTGTTGGTCAATCTTAAGCGCTAA
- a CDS encoding LysR substrate-binding domain-containing protein, producing MQNLRHLLPSAGSLIVFEAAGRLASFTAAGRELGMTQAAVSYAIRGLEDQLSAKLFQRRHRQVLLTEAGERFHADVTLGLSHIRKSAEELRARAGGMHVTLSASTAFASFWMMPRLQKFRDDLPGIDLRIQTADRDLDLIAEGIPLGIRGGDAADWPDYELLQIADEEVYPVAGPAYLARAGTPKTPAEITLHHLIHLEEPYRPAATWNEWFQSAGLNGAVAKRGLVINDYVLVIQAVMEGQGIALGWRHLTDRLIAAGLLVRLSDHVMTTNKGFHVAWPRNRVLSESAEKVRDWLAAQA from the coding sequence ATGCAGAACCTGCGCCACCTGTTGCCCTCGGCCGGCAGCCTGATCGTCTTCGAAGCCGCCGGGCGGCTGGCCAGCTTCACCGCCGCCGGACGCGAACTCGGCATGACCCAGGCCGCCGTCTCCTATGCCATCCGCGGACTGGAGGACCAGCTCAGTGCCAAGCTGTTCCAGCGCCGCCACCGCCAGGTGCTATTGACCGAGGCCGGCGAGCGCTTCCATGCCGATGTCACGCTCGGCCTGTCGCATATCCGCAAGTCGGCGGAGGAGCTCAGGGCACGCGCCGGCGGCATGCATGTGACGCTGTCGGCGTCGACCGCCTTTGCCTCGTTCTGGATGATGCCGCGGCTGCAGAAATTCCGCGACGACCTGCCCGGCATCGACCTGCGCATCCAGACCGCCGACCGCGACCTCGACCTGATCGCCGAGGGCATTCCGCTCGGCATACGCGGCGGCGACGCCGCCGACTGGCCCGACTACGAGCTTTTGCAGATCGCCGACGAGGAGGTCTATCCGGTCGCCGGGCCGGCCTATCTCGCGCGCGCCGGCACGCCAAAGACACCGGCCGAGATCACCCTGCACCACCTGATCCACCTCGAAGAACCCTATCGCCCGGCTGCGACCTGGAACGAATGGTTCCAGTCGGCCGGTCTCAACGGCGCGGTCGCCAAGCGTGGGCTGGTCATCAACGACTATGTGCTGGTCATCCAGGCTGTCATGGAAGGCCAGGGCATCGCGCTGGGCTGGCGTCACCTCACCGACCGGCTGATCGCGGCCGGGCTTCTGGTCCGGCTGTCCGACCACGTCATGACGACGAACAAGGGTTTCCATGTCGCCTGGCCGAGGAATCGCGTGCTGAGCGAAAGTGCTGAAAAGGTGCGCGACTGGCTGGCGGCGCAGGCGTGA